One Enterococcus silesiacus genomic window carries:
- a CDS encoding amino acid ABC transporter permease translates to MKRKHFLLSFIVMMASLLTFTLGHSAQAEEKTYNIGTDLTFAPFEFQDSKGEYVGIDVDLLKAIAKEQEFKVNLKPLGFDSAIQAVQSKQVDGMIAGMSITDERKKSFDFSEPYFDSGLQMAVKKGNDTIKNYEDLKGKTVAAKVGTESATFLEKNQDKFGYTIKNFDDATGLYQSLENAEADAIFDDYPVLGYAITNGQKLQLVGKKETGSSYGFAVKKGQNKELIEKFNAGLKGLKNSGKYEEIVGKYISTGTETTDTDSKMKKIQPKKDTYVIASDSTFAPFEFQNADGKYEGIDVDLVKRIAELQDFNIEFKFIGFSSAVQAVESGQADAMIAGMTITDEREKSFDFSTPYFNSGIQIAVKKDNDSIHSYEDLKDKKVGAKIGTESADFLEANKDKYDFSIKYLDTTDALYSALEIGEIDAMMDDYPVIGYGVAQKQPLATPIPREEGGKYGFAVKKGKNPELTQMFNEGLAELKRTGEYDEIIGKYVKDGSSENKVDESTFVGMIQNNWKRLLSGLWMTIQLTLISFILALIVGVIFGLFSASPSKALRVISTIYVDIIRGIPLMVLAFFIYFGLPGILGFNIPVFLAGIITLTLNASAYISEIVRGGINAVPAGQMEASRSLGLSYNRTMQKIILPQAIKIMIPSFVNQFVISLKDTTILSAIGLIELLQTGKIIVARNLQSTMVYFVIAMMYLILITALTKLAKVLEKKVK, encoded by the coding sequence ATGAAACGGAAACACTTTTTACTTTCATTCATTGTGATGATGGCAAGTCTACTGACATTTACCCTTGGGCATTCTGCTCAGGCTGAGGAAAAAACATATAATATAGGAACAGATTTGACTTTTGCCCCTTTTGAATTTCAAGATTCTAAAGGAGAGTATGTGGGAATCGACGTTGATTTGCTAAAAGCAATTGCCAAAGAACAAGAGTTTAAAGTAAATTTAAAACCACTTGGCTTTGACAGCGCCATTCAAGCCGTACAATCCAAACAAGTTGACGGCATGATTGCTGGCATGAGTATTACAGATGAGCGGAAAAAATCTTTTGACTTCTCAGAACCCTATTTCGATAGTGGACTTCAAATGGCAGTCAAAAAAGGCAATGACACAATCAAAAATTACGAAGACTTAAAAGGAAAAACAGTTGCAGCGAAAGTTGGGACTGAAAGTGCAACTTTCTTAGAAAAAAATCAAGACAAATTCGGCTACACAATCAAAAACTTCGATGATGCAACTGGTCTTTATCAGTCACTTGAAAACGCCGAAGCTGATGCGATTTTCGATGACTATCCTGTTTTAGGCTACGCTATAACAAATGGTCAAAAACTTCAATTAGTCGGAAAAAAAGAAACTGGTAGTTCTTATGGTTTTGCTGTAAAAAAAGGGCAAAATAAAGAATTGATTGAAAAATTCAATGCTGGTTTGAAAGGATTAAAAAACTCTGGTAAGTATGAGGAAATCGTAGGTAAGTATATTTCGACGGGCACTGAAACAACAGATACAGATTCTAAAATGAAAAAGATTCAACCTAAAAAAGACACTTACGTGATCGCTAGTGATTCTACATTTGCCCCATTTGAATTTCAAAACGCTGACGGGAAATATGAAGGAATCGATGTTGACTTAGTCAAACGAATCGCTGAGTTACAAGATTTTAACATCGAATTTAAATTTATTGGTTTCAGCTCAGCTGTTCAAGCGGTTGAGTCTGGTCAAGCTGATGCAATGATCGCAGGAATGACGATTACAGATGAACGTGAAAAATCATTTGACTTCTCTACTCCTTATTTCAACAGCGGCATTCAAATCGCTGTAAAAAAAGACAATGACAGCATTCATTCTTACGAAGATTTAAAAGACAAAAAGGTTGGTGCTAAAATTGGGACAGAGAGTGCTGACTTCCTTGAAGCCAACAAAGATAAATATGACTTCTCAATCAAATATCTAGATACAACAGATGCTTTATACAGCGCCCTTGAAATCGGTGAGATCGATGCCATGATGGACGATTATCCTGTGATCGGTTACGGTGTTGCGCAAAAGCAACCATTAGCCACCCCGATTCCTCGTGAAGAAGGCGGGAAATATGGTTTCGCAGTTAAAAAAGGCAAGAATCCTGAGTTGACTCAAATGTTTAATGAGGGGTTAGCTGAATTAAAACGGACTGGTGAATATGATGAGATCATCGGAAAATATGTAAAAGATGGTTCTTCAGAAAACAAAGTAGATGAATCAACATTCGTTGGTATGATCCAAAACAACTGGAAACGTCTATTAAGTGGTTTGTGGATGACAATTCAATTAACACTAATTTCATTTATTTTAGCTTTGATCGTTGGAGTGATTTTCGGATTATTCAGCGCTTCTCCATCAAAAGCTTTACGCGTGATATCAACTATTTATGTTGACATCATCCGCGGCATTCCTTTAATGGTATTAGCCTTTTTCATCTACTTCGGCTTGCCAGGAATTTTAGGTTTCAATATTCCTGTGTTCCTTGCAGGAATTATTACTCTGACACTAAACGCAAGTGCTTATATTTCTGAAATCGTACGCGGCGGGATCAATGCAGTACCTGCTGGTCAAATGGAAGCTTCACGTAGTTTAGGTCTTTCATACAACCGTACGATGCAAAAAATCATTTTACCGCAAGCAATTAAAATTATGATCCCATCATTCGTTAATCAATTTGTTATTTCTTTAAAAGATACAACGATTCTATCTGCAATCGGCTTGATCGAGTTACTTCAAACAGGTAAAATCATCGTTGCCAGAAACTTACAAAGTACAATGGTATACTTCGTAATCGCGATGATGTACCTGATTTTGATCACAGCCTTGACGAAATTAGCTAAAGTATTGGAAAAGAAGGTGAAATAA
- a CDS encoding peptide ABC transporter ATP-binding protein yields the protein MAEKILVEHLVKKYGDNTVLNDINVSIQEGDVVCVIGPSGSGKSTFLRCLNQLEEATSGDIIIDGANLTDKNTNINKIRQHIGMVFQHFNLFPHLSIMENITLAPTDLGRLSKKEAAEKAIKLLDTVGLADKKDSYPESLSGGQKQRVAIARALAMNPDIMLFDEPTSALDPEMVGDVLNVMKKLAKQGMTMVIVTHEMGFAKEVANRVMFIDGGNFLEDGTPQQIFENPQNERTKDFLDKVLNI from the coding sequence ATGGCTGAAAAAATTCTAGTAGAGCATTTAGTAAAAAAATATGGTGATAATACGGTTTTGAATGATATCAACGTATCCATCCAAGAAGGCGATGTTGTTTGTGTTATAGGTCCTTCCGGTTCTGGTAAAAGTACTTTTCTTCGCTGTTTGAACCAACTTGAAGAAGCGACAAGTGGCGATATCATTATCGATGGTGCGAATCTAACAGATAAAAATACCAACATAAATAAAATCCGTCAACATATCGGCATGGTTTTCCAGCACTTCAATCTCTTTCCTCACCTGTCGATCATGGAAAATATTACTTTGGCTCCGACTGATTTAGGTCGTCTTTCAAAAAAAGAAGCAGCAGAAAAAGCAATCAAGCTATTAGATACAGTTGGTTTAGCGGATAAAAAAGACAGCTATCCTGAATCATTATCTGGTGGACAAAAGCAACGTGTCGCAATCGCTCGTGCCTTAGCAATGAATCCAGACATCATGTTATTCGATGAACCAACGTCAGCTCTTGATCCTGAGATGGTTGGCGATGTATTGAATGTTATGAAAAAATTAGCCAAACAAGGAATGACCATGGTAATCGTAACTCATGAAATGGGCTTTGCTAAAGAAGTAGCAAATCGTGTAATGTTTATCGATGGTGGTAATTTCTTGGAAGATGGTACACCGCAACAAATCTTTGAAAATCCGCAAAACGAACGGACGAAAGATTTCTTGGATAAAGTATTGAATATTTAA